TCGTCAACGACTACGAGATCGTGGTCGCTGGCGTCGCCGCACTGCTGGGGCGGTTCCAGGACCGCATCAACGTCGTGGAGATCGGGGCCAACAAGCAGGTCCAGAGCGACGTCGACGTCGTCCTCTACGACACCTTCGGGCAGGTCCAGGGTGACGGCATCGACCTCGACGACCTGCTGAAGGGCAGTGGCGCCAAGGTCGCGATCTTCAGCTGGAACCTGCAGCACGACCTCGTCGACCGTGCGCTGGCCCTCGGCGCCAGCGGCTACCTCTCCAAGGCGCTGACCGCCGAGGAGATCGTCAAGGGCCTCGAGGCGATCCACCGCGGCGAGATCGTCGCCGAGACGCGCCCGCTGCGCGGCGAGGGCGTCGAGAGCGGCGACTGGCCGGGGCGCGACTACCACCTGACCCAGCGCGAGGCCGAGGTGCTCGCCCTGATCACCCAGGGGCTCACCAACCAGGAGATCGCCGACAAGGCCTACATCTCGATCAACTCGGTGAAGACGTACGTCCGCACGGCGTACCGCAAGATCGGGGTCACGCGTCGCGCGCAGGCCGTCAGCTGGGGCATGGAGCACGGCTTCCGCCCGCAGCGCACCCGGGCCGTCGACCCCTCGTCTGCTCCGCCCGTGGCGGGCGCTCGCCCCGTCGGGTGAGCCGCCCCCCACCGCCCGCTGCTTGTCTGGAGGCGGACCGGACGAGGGAGAGGTCGTGGGGAGTGTGCGGAGTGGTGACGCATTGACGGACTATCCGCTGAGCCGGGTGATGGGCCTGGCGACCAGTGGCTACGCCGTGTACGCACTCCTCAGGCCCGGTCACCTCGCGCGGGCGCTGGGCGCCCGCCCCGGGGAACGGCGCTCGCTGGACCGGCTGGCGCGCACGTACGGCGTCCGCGACCTCGCGAGCTCCGCGCTGCTCCTGTCCTCGCGCCCGGCGCTGGCCCGCGCGGCCATGGGCCTGCGCATCGCCGGGGACCTCGGCGACTGCGCGGTGCTCGGAAGCAGCACCCCGGACCCTGCCACGCGGCGGAAGGTGATCGCCGTGACGCTCGGCTGGGCCGGCCTCAACGCCCTCGCCTGGGCACTCGACGAACGACCCTGAGGCTGCCCGGGCACGTCGTCAGCTGACCGCGATCGTCATCATCTCGTGGGTGATGCTGATGATCTTCGCTGTCAGGTATCGCCCCCGCGAGCCACGGTGACCCAAGCCGGCACCGGAGGTTCACCCCTCCGGGTGGCGACGCGATGGCCTAGGTTGCTGGACGTGCAACCAGTACGAACCCACGTGGTCGACGCCCACGAGATCGACGTCGCCGGCATCTCAGCCGTCCTCAGCCGCTTCGGGGAGCGGATCCACCTCGTCGACACCACCCACGACGCCGACGTCGTCCTCTACGGCGTGCGTGAGCAGCAGTCGGGACACGACGCCGACCTTCACGCCCTGCTGCGGAGCCACTCGGCGACCGTGATCCTGCTGGGCTGGCGGGCCACCTCTCCCCAGTCGGAGTGGGCGCTCTCCTGCGGAGCGCACGGCCACCTGTCCAAGACGCTCGGCGGCGACGAGCTGGTCGCGCGGGTGGAGCGGATGCACCGCGCCCGCGACCGGAGCAGCGGGTTCCCGGAGGACGGCCACTGCCACCCGGGGCTGCGGCTCGCCGGGCTGACCCCGCGTGAGCTCGAGGTGATCGGCCTGATCACCCAGGGGCTGACCAACCAGGAGATCGCCGACCGGGCCTACATCTCGATCAACTCGGTGAAGACGTACGTCCGCACGGCCTACCGCAAGATCGGCGTGGTCCGGCGTTCCCAGGCCGTCAGCTGGGGTGTCCAGCACGGACTCGACGTCGCCCACGACCTCGAGCGGGCCGGGGCCCCCGCCTGAGGCTGCCCCCGGGACGTCGGTCCCGGAGCTCGCGAGCTCGCGGGCGGCGTACGACGGTCGGGAGGTCCTCCGGGCCGGCCGGGTGCTGCTGAGGTTCACTGGGTCGGGAGGAGGACGCTCCGATGGAGGACCGGCGGACGGTCAAGCGGGCGGTCTTCGCGCGCCACAGCAACCCGTGGAGCGCCTGGACGAGGTGGGCGACTGCGCCGCTCATGCTCGTCCCGGTGTGGCGACGCAGCCCGCGCGACGCTGTGCTGGTCGGCGCCTGGCTGGCGGTCAACCCTGTGGTGTTCGGCGAACCCGCCCATGACCGGGCCTGGGCGACCCGGGCGGTGCTCGGTGAGGAGCAGTGGATCGCCGAGCGGCCGATGGACACCGCGATGGCGGTCGACCTCGCCGCGACCGCGGCGGGGCTCCTCGCGCTGGTCGCTGCCCGCCGGCGGCGCGCCCTGCCTGCCGCGGTGGCGACCGCCGTGGAGATGGGGCTGCTGCTGGTCTTCTGGGAGCTGATGGCTCGCTACCACGACCGCAACGCTGGTGCGGTGGACGGTCCCGGTCACGTCGCCGCGCGCTGGTGAGCACAGCGAGGCACGGAGGGCGTGCGAAGCAGGCTCGGGCGTGCCGGTGACCCCGACCGGGGGGGTGTCGCCCCTCACCCGAAGGCACCCAGGAGGAGAACCGGCGGTGGCGCCCCCGCCAGGACTCGAACCTGGGACCCGCGGATTAGAAGGCCGCTGCTCTGTCCAGCTGAGCTACGGGGGCAGCGGGCGCTCGTGGTCGACAGAACCCGTCAGGGTGGTTCAGCCGGCCAGTTCGGCGACCCGCAGGGGATTATGCCCGTCGGCCGCTTGGACGGCGCGCGGTGGTCCTCCTGCGGTGGCCGATGTCGCAGTCCTCGCTGATGCCGTCGAGCGGCACGCCGGTGGGGAAGCGGGCCTACAGTTCGTGAGTGCGTCGAAGAGTCACGGCCGTCGTGTGCGTGCTGTTGTTGGCACTTGCCCTCGTGGTGACGGCCCCGATCCTGTGGCTCGAGATCGATGAAGCCGCCGTGCCGCCCGCAACCGACGCTCCCGCGCTACCCGATGGGGTACGCGCCGTCCATCAGGGGGTGAGCTGCGCCTCCGGGGGGTGTTGGCGCGAGTGGAGGTTGAGCGGGCCACGGACGTGGTCGGAGGTGGAGGTCGCAGCCAGCGTCGGCATCTCGGGAGAGAGCTGCGCCGCCCGAAGCCTGCTCGATCGGCGCGTGGTCTGTACGTGGCTGAAGATCGTCGGTGACGAGGTCCGTCTCTTCCAGCAGTTCGACCGATCTCCGGGCTGACGGCCGCGGACGCGACCGTGTGGGGCCGCCGTACGAGTCACGCAGATCCGCCGCCGTCCCCGCCGTCGCCGCCGCCGTCCGCCTGGCCACCGGTCCTTCCGGCCCGGGGGTCACTGCGACGAGCGGACTCGACGACGAGCACGACGACCACGACGACGAGACCGACGATGAGGAAGATCACCGCGCTCCCCGCTTCCGCCAGGATGCGCAGCAGACTTCGCAGCTGACGAGCACGGAGCCTCCCTGAGTGTGGGCAGGGTGCGAGTCTGCCATCCGATCACGCTCCGCACGTGGACCGCGAGCGCCGCGCCTCCGGCTCCGCCTGGTCGCGCTGCGAACTCGGGGTGGCTTTCGTGCAACCGCAGCGCCCTGTCGAGCGTCTTCCTAGGTGAGGGCGTCCTCACCGTCCCGGGGGAGAGTCATGCACCGCACGGTCAGCTGGAGCGCCGTCGCCGTCGGCGTCGCGGTGCTCGCCGCTGCCTGCGCGACAGCAGCTCCCGTGCCCACGGAGCAGCCGCGCACGCCGGAGCAGACCGACGCTCCCGCCGCGGCCGGGACGCCCTCTCCCCGCGGCGCGGTCACGCTGGCCTTCGCCGGCGACATCCACTTCCAGCTCCAGGTCGCCGACCTCCTCGACGACCCCCGCGGCCTGGGGCCGACGAGCCGGGCGCTGGCGGGCGCGGACGTGGCCATGGTCAACCTCGAGAGCGCCGTCACCCGACGCGGCACGCCCGACCCCAAGCAGCTCGAGAACGCCGAGGACCGCTACTGGTTCCGGACACCGCCGGCGGCCCTGGACTTCCTGGCCGACGCGGGGGTCGACGTGGTCACGCTGGCCAACAACCACGGCGCCGACTACGGGCCCGTGGGCCTGCGGGACACGCTGCGTGCCGCGCGGACCGGGCCGGTGGCGGTGGTGGGGGTCGGTCGGGATCGCGACCGCGCCTTCGCCGCCCACCGGGTGACCGTGCGCGGCACCGACCTCGCGTTCCTCGCCGCCGACGCCTCGCCGCTGGAGAGCACGGCCAGCACCTGGTCGGCCGCACCGGGCACCCCCGGGATCGCCGCCGCCCGCGAGGCCCGGCCGCAGCAGCTCCTCGCCGCCGTGCGGCGTTCCGCGCGGACCGCTGACGTCGTGGTGGTCTACCTCCACTGGGGCCGCGAGGGCCAGGGCTGCCCCACCGCGATGCAGCGGGCGACCGCCAGGGCACTGTCCCGGGCGGGCGCCGACGTCGTCGTGGGGAGCCACGCCCACGTCCTGCTCGGGTCCGGCTGGCTGGGGGACACCTACGTCGGCTACGGCCTGGGCAACTTCCTCTGGTACCACGACCGCGAGCCCGACACCGGCGTCCTGCAGCTCACGGTCGAGGACGGTGCGGTCGTCGCGGACGACTGGGCACCGGCGCGGATCCAGCCCTGGGGACGGCCGGTGCCGCTCTCCGGTCGCGAGGCGACGCAGGCCGTCGCGGACTGGCGGGCGCTGCGCGGGTGCGCGCGGCTGGCCCCGGAGCCGGGCGGTGAGCCGGTGCCGGCGTACGACGCCTCGGTGAGTGAGCTCGGCCCCGCACTGCGGGCGCGGATGCGGAGCAGCCACCGCCCCGGGTGCCCGGTCGGCCTGTCCGACCTGCGGCACCTGCGGCTGCCCTACGTCGGATTCGACGGTCGGGAGCGGCTCGGCGAGATGGTGGTCGCGGCCGAGCACGCCGCCGACGTCGTCCGCGTCTTCGACCGGCTGCACCGGGCCCGCTGGCCGATCCGCCGGATGCGCCTCGTCGATGCGTACGGCGGCGACGACGACCGTTCCATGGCTGCCGACAACACCTCGGCCTACAACTGCCGCCGGGTCGCCGGCACCGACCGCTGGTCCGACCACGCGTTCGGTGCGGCGATCGACCTCAACCCGGTGCGCAACCCGTACGTCACGGGCGACGGCGTGGCGCCGCCGCGCGGTCGGGCCTTCGCCGACGTCGACCGCTCAGCACGCGCCAGGGTTCCACGTGGAGTCATCCACGCCGACGACGTCGTCGTCCGCGCGTTCGAGGAGGTCGGCTGGGAGTGGGGCGGCACCTGGGCCGACCCCGACTACCAGCACTTCTCCGCAGCAGGCGACTGAGACCGCCCGCTCAGCGGCGGGCGGCCATCCACTCCTCGACGGCCGCGGACGTGCGGGGGAGCGAGCCGGAGAGGTTCTCGTGGCCCTCGGCGGTGACGAGGATGTCGTCCTCGATGCGGATGCCGATGCCGCGCAGCTCCTCCGGGACGAGCAGGTCGTCCTCCTGGAAGTAGAGGCCGGGCTCCACGGTCAGGACGTAGCCCTCGGCGAGGGTGCCGTTGCGGTAGGCGTCGTCGGAAGCCCGGCCGCAGTCGTGGACGTCGAGTCCCAGCATGTGGCTGGTGCCGTGGAGCGTCCAGCGGGCGTAGACCTTCGAGTCGGGGTCGAGCGCCTCCTCGGCCGACACGGGCAGCAGGCCCATGCCCTCGAGGCCGTGGGCGAGCACCGTCATCGCGGCGTCGTGGGCGGCGAGGAACGGGGCGCCCGGGCGTACGGCCTCGATGCCGGCCTCCTGGGCCGCGAAGACGAGGTCGTAGAGGTCGCGCTGCAGCGGCGTGAAGCGGCCGTCGACCGGCAGCGTCCGGGTCACGTCGGCGGTGTAGAGGTTGCGGCCCTCGACGCCCATGTCGAGCAGCACCAGCTCGCCGGGCGTGATCGGGCCGGAGTTGTCGATCCAGTGCAGCGTCGTGGCGTGCTTGCCGCCGCCGACGATCGAGTCGTAGCCGATGTCGTTGCCCATGGCGCGCGCCCGTCGGAAGAAGGTGCCCTCGATCCAGCGCTCGCCGAACTCCAGCACCCGGTCCCACTCGGCGACGGAGTCCTCGAAGCCGAGCGTGGTGATGTCGCAGGCCTCGCGCAGCTGCTCGATCTCCCACTGGTCCTTGACCAGCCGCTGCTCGGAGGCGACCCGGGCGAGCTCGTCGTCGGTCGTGACGTCGCGGGTCTTGTCGTCGGCCAGCAGGTCGGGGAGGTCGTCGATGTGGCGGACCTCGATGCCGAGCGAGGACGACAGCTCGTGCACCGACGGGCGGCGGCCGGCCCACAGCTCGCCGTACTGGCGGTCGCGGAAGAACTCGTCGGTCTCCCGCGAGGAGCGGGGACGGGCGTAGAGGACGGCGTCGCCGGCCCCGGTCGCGTCCGACTCGACGACGAGGACCGCGTCGCTGGTCTGGTTGCCCGAGAAGTACGTGTGGTCGGTGTCGGACCGGAAGCGGTAGTCGGTGTCGTTGGCGCGCACCTTATAGGTGCCCGACGGGAACACCAGCCGCTCCCCGGGGAAGCTCGCCGCGAGCCGGCTGCGCCGCTGGGCGGCGAGGTCCGCGACCGGGTGGCGCGGCAGGTCGAGCTCGCGGTCGCCCCAGCCGGTGCGCATGAACGACTGCCACGCAGCGGGCACCTTGGGGTCGTGGGACTCGGTCTTGGGCTCGTGCTTCTCCTCGCTCACGACGGTCACTGTACGCCGAGGACTCGGGGACCCCGAAGTCCTCCAAGTAGGCTTCCCGGCATGCCGAGCAGCCGCCGCAGCAACACCCTGTTCACGGTCGTCGTGACCGTGCTGGTGTGCCTCGGCGCGCTCCCAGTGCTGCTCGTCCTGGGCCTCTCCGGCGCCCCGTCGTCACTGCTCCTGGCGACCGTCCTGGCCGCCCTCCCGGTGGGTCCGCTGGTGGCGTGCTACCTCTGGCTGGACCGCTACGAGCCCGAGCCGCGCCGGCTGCTGGCTGCC
This genomic interval from Nocardioides euryhalodurans contains the following:
- a CDS encoding response regulator transcription factor, with the translated sequence MDAVRIAIVNDYEIVVAGVAALLGRFQDRINVVEIGANKQVQSDVDVVLYDTFGQVQGDGIDLDDLLKGSGAKVAIFSWNLQHDLVDRALALGASGYLSKALTAEEIVKGLEAIHRGEIVAETRPLRGEGVESGDWPGRDYHLTQREAEVLALITQGLTNQEIADKAYISINSVKTYVRTAYRKIGVTRRAQAVSWGMEHGFRPQRTRAVDPSSAPPVAGARPVG
- a CDS encoding helix-turn-helix transcriptional regulator; this translates as MQPVRTHVVDAHEIDVAGISAVLSRFGERIHLVDTTHDADVVLYGVREQQSGHDADLHALLRSHSATVILLGWRATSPQSEWALSCGAHGHLSKTLGGDELVARVERMHRARDRSSGFPEDGHCHPGLRLAGLTPRELEVIGLITQGLTNQEIADRAYISINSVKTYVRTAYRKIGVVRRSQAVSWGVQHGLDVAHDLERAGAPA
- a CDS encoding DUF6653 family protein → MEDRRTVKRAVFARHSNPWSAWTRWATAPLMLVPVWRRSPRDAVLVGAWLAVNPVVFGEPAHDRAWATRAVLGEEQWIAERPMDTAMAVDLAATAAGLLALVAARRRRALPAAVATAVEMGLLLVFWELMARYHDRNAGAVDGPGHVAARW
- a CDS encoding CapA family protein produces the protein MHRTVSWSAVAVGVAVLAAACATAAPVPTEQPRTPEQTDAPAAAGTPSPRGAVTLAFAGDIHFQLQVADLLDDPRGLGPTSRALAGADVAMVNLESAVTRRGTPDPKQLENAEDRYWFRTPPAALDFLADAGVDVVTLANNHGADYGPVGLRDTLRAARTGPVAVVGVGRDRDRAFAAHRVTVRGTDLAFLAADASPLESTASTWSAAPGTPGIAAAREARPQQLLAAVRRSARTADVVVVYLHWGREGQGCPTAMQRATARALSRAGADVVVGSHAHVLLGSGWLGDTYVGYGLGNFLWYHDREPDTGVLQLTVEDGAVVADDWAPARIQPWGRPVPLSGREATQAVADWRALRGCARLAPEPGGEPVPAYDASVSELGPALRARMRSSHRPGCPVGLSDLRHLRLPYVGFDGRERLGEMVVAAEHAADVVRVFDRLHRARWPIRRMRLVDAYGGDDDRSMAADNTSAYNCRRVAGTDRWSDHAFGAAIDLNPVRNPYVTGDGVAPPRGRAFADVDRSARARVPRGVIHADDVVVRAFEEVGWEWGGTWADPDYQHFSAAGD
- a CDS encoding aminopeptidase P family protein — its product is MSEEKHEPKTESHDPKVPAAWQSFMRTGWGDRELDLPRHPVADLAAQRRSRLAASFPGERLVFPSGTYKVRANDTDYRFRSDTDHTYFSGNQTSDAVLVVESDATGAGDAVLYARPRSSRETDEFFRDRQYGELWAGRRPSVHELSSSLGIEVRHIDDLPDLLADDKTRDVTTDDELARVASEQRLVKDQWEIEQLREACDITTLGFEDSVAEWDRVLEFGERWIEGTFFRRARAMGNDIGYDSIVGGGKHATTLHWIDNSGPITPGELVLLDMGVEGRNLYTADVTRTLPVDGRFTPLQRDLYDLVFAAQEAGIEAVRPGAPFLAAHDAAMTVLAHGLEGMGLLPVSAEEALDPDSKVYARWTLHGTSHMLGLDVHDCGRASDDAYRNGTLAEGYVLTVEPGLYFQEDDLLVPEELRGIGIRIEDDILVTAEGHENLSGSLPRTSAAVEEWMAARR